In one Ananas comosus cultivar F153 linkage group 12, ASM154086v1, whole genome shotgun sequence genomic region, the following are encoded:
- the LOC109718083 gene encoding pentatricopeptide repeat-containing protein At3g12770-like, which translates to MPQPLPPHFSRQTPSSSSHSLPFYYTSLLNSISSLHSLKLLHARILTDGLSRRLSLTTKLLSLAALLSPTMRYARQLFDDSPHRDSFMYNTLIRGYTDVGPCDQVPLLYKTMHGIGLSPDCFTFPFVIRACAVLSAVREGKEAHCNAIKHGFDRNHFVQSGLVTMYSQSGEVPDSELVFGEMGFKNVVSWTAMIAAYAQNCLFGKASGLFRSMVASGTRPNEVTLVSFLPVLKGLEGLYSGESIHGFAIKLGLDSYVSMMNALIAMHGKCGSIEIARSLFDGMSVRSLVSWNTMVALYEQSGDGTRAIKLFRTMLTEKVKFNSVTLVSVLSACASSGALDTGKWLHELARKNGLEADVRVGNVLIDMYSKCGKLDLAREAFDNLRSRSVVSYSAMVRAYASHGLPREALKLFSQMKAEGVRPNTFTFTSVLAACSHSGLVEEGLKHFYSMRKEYGITPTMEHCTCIVDMLGRAARLVEAYEFVKCMPIEPDTGVWGAFLGACRIHGELEMADSVAKELFRSGYNDVTFYVILSNMYAENGRWEDAEKLRKMMEEMELKKIAGCSLVGIERKPQNAPITR; encoded by the coding sequence ATGCCCCAACCCCTCCCGCCACATTTCTCCCGCCaaaccccctcctcctcctcccactccCTCCCCTTCTACTACACCTCCCTCCTAAACTCCATCTCCTCCCTCCATTCCCTCAAACTCCTCCACGCTCGCATCCTCACCGACGGCCTCTCCCGCCGCCTCTCCCTAACCACcaaactcctctctctcgcCGCCCTCCTCTCCCCCACCATGCGCTACGCCCGCCAACTGTTCGACGATTCCCCCCACAGAGACTCCTTCATGTACAACACCCTCATCCGCGGCTACACCGACGTCGGCCCCTGCGACCAGGTCCCCCTGCTCTATAAAACCATGCACGGCATCGGCCTCTCGCCCGATTGCTTCACTTTCCCCTTTGTGATCCGCGCCTGCGCGGTGCTCTCGGCGGTTCGAGAGGGGAAGGAGGCGCATTGCAACGCGATTAAGCACGGGTTCGATCGGAACCACTTCGTGCAGAGCGGTTTGGTCACTATGTACTCTCAGAGTGGAGAGGTTCCCGATTCGGAGCTGGTTTTCGGCGAGATGGGGTTTAAAAATGTCGTTTCTTGGACCGCCATGATTGCCGCGTACGCTCAAAACTGCCTTTTTGGGAAGGCGTCAGGCTTGTTTCGGTCTATGGTTGCTTCGGGCACACGGCCTAACGAGGTCACGCTTGTGAGTTTTCTCCCTGTGTTGAAAGGATTGGAAGGATTGTATTCAGGGGAATCGATTCATGGGTTTGCAATTAAATTGGGATTAGATTCTTATGTTTCCATGATGAATGCGTTGATCGCAATGCATGGCAAATGCGGGAGTATTGAGATTGCACGGTCCCTGTTCGACGGAATGTCTGTGAGAAGTTTGGTTTCGTGGAACACCATGGTAGCATTGTACGAGCAAAGCGGCGATGGGACTAGGGCGATCAAGCTCTTCCGAACGATGCTTACGGAGAAGGTGAAGTTCAACTCCGTGACATTGGTTAGCGTGCTTTCCGCTTGCGCTTCTTCGGGAGCTCTCGACACTGGAAAATGGCTTCACGAGCTCGCGAGGAAAAATGGGCTAGAAGCCGATGTGAGAGTCGGTAATGTGTTAATCGACATGTATTCGAAATGTGGGAAGTTGGACTTAGCTAGAGAGGCCTTCGATAACCTTAGATCGAGAAGCGTGGTCTCGTATAGTGCTATGGTAAGAGCCTATGCTTCTCATGGGCTTCCGCGGGAAGCACTGAAACTCTTCTCACAGATGAAAGCGGAAGGGGTGAGGCCGAACACGTTCACTTTCACTTCGGTGTTAGCGGCTTGTAGCCACTCGGGTCTCGTAGAAGAAGGCCTAAAGCATTTCTATAGCATGAGAAAGGAGTATGGTATCACTCCAACAATGGAGCACTGTACTTGCATTGTGGACATGTTGGGCCGCGCAGCGAGATTGGTCGAAGCCTACGAGTTCGTAAAATGTATGCCTATCGAGCCCGACACGGGTGTTTGGGGGGCATTTCTGGGTGCTTGTAGAATCCATGGGGAGCTCGAGATGGCCGATTCCGTGGCAAAAGAGCTCTTCCGGTCGGGTTATAATGACGTGACCTTTTATGTAATTTTGTCGAACATGTACGCGGAGAATGGCAGGTGGGAAGATGCAGAGAAGTTGAGGAAGATGATGGAGGAAATGGAGTTGAAGAAGATCGCGGGATGTAGCTTGGTTGGTATAGAGAGGAAGCCTCAAAATGCTCCGATTACAAGATAA
- the LOC109718944 gene encoding stress enhanced protein 1, chloroplastic: MAQQALLRPFSLPTNAVAKPTKHGASPRPRPTFSTLAGTFKSGSPHVFWITLTKRKIESRAASISIRCEQGAKQDNGLDVWLGRLAMVGFATAITVEISTGKGLLENFGFTAPLPTLALAVTALVGVLAAFFIFQSASRE; encoded by the exons ATGGCCCAACAAGCTCTCCTCCGCCCCTTCTCTCTCCcaa CGAACGCTGTGGCGAAACCCACCAAGCATGGCGCTTCTCCAAGGCCCCGCCCCACGTTTTCCACTCTCGCTGGGACCTTTAAGAGTGGCTCTCCCCATG TCTTTTGGATTACTTTGACCAAAAGGAAAATTGAATCTCGGGCGGCATCTATTTCCATAAGGTGTGAGCAGGGCGCGAAGCAGGATAATGGTTTGGATGTGTGGCTTGGTCGTCTCGCAATGGTTGGGTTCGCGACTGCAATAACTGTCGAAATAAGCACCGGGAAAGGTCTACTAGAG AATTTCGGGTTCACGGCACCGTTACCTACTCTAGCGTTGGCGGTTACGGCGTTGGTCGGAGTTCTCGCAGCATTCTTCATCTTCCAATCTGCTTCTCGAGAATGA
- the LOC109718943 gene encoding MOB kinase activator-like 1A — protein MSLFGLGNRNQKTFRPKKNAPSGNKGAQLKRHIDATLGSGNLREAVRLPTGEDLNEWLAVNTVDFFNQVNMLYGTLMEFCTPTTCPTMSAGPKFEYRWADGVQIKKPIEVSAPKYVEYLMDWIEAQLDDESIFPQKLGTPFPPNFRDVVKTIFKRLFRVYAHIYHSHFQKIVSLKEEAHLNTCFKHFTFFTWEFRLIDKAELAPLNDLIESIILAC, from the exons ATGAGCCTATTCGGCCTCGGAAACAg AAACCAGAAGACATTTAGGCCTAAGAAGAATGCTCCATCAGGAAATAAG GGCGCGCAACTTAAAAGGCATATCGACGCTACGTTGGGCAGCGGGAACTTGAGGGAGGCGGTGCGGCTGCCGACTGGAGAAGATCTTAATGAATGGCTTGCTGTTAATA CTGTCGATTTCTTCAATCAAGTGAACATGTTGTACGGCACTCTGATGGAGTTTTGCACCCCAACTACTTGCCCTACAATGTCGGCAGGACCGAA GTTCGAGTATAGATGGGCTGACGGAGTTCAGATCAAGAAACCTATTGAGGTTTCTGCACCAAAATACGTCGAATACTTAATGGATTGGATCGAAGCTCAGCTCGATGACGAATCCATATTTCCTCAAAAACTTG GGACGCCTTTTCCTCCGAATTTCCGGGACGTCGTGAAAACGATCTTTAAGCGTCTCTTTCGGGTTTACGCTCACATCTATCACTCGCATTTTCAGAAGATCGTGAGCCTCAAGGAAGAAGCTCACCTCAATACTTGCTTCAAGCACTTCACCTTCTTCACATGG GAATTCCGATTGATCGATAAGGCGGAGCTCGCTCCTCTTAATGATTTGATCGAATCGATAATTCTCGCATGTTGA